The window GTTTGTCGTGTAGCCAAGCCAAGGTTTTTGCCCCCATGAGTCCCACCAACAGGGATCCCACCAAACCAGGGGCACAGGTCACCGCGACAGCATCCACCTCGGCCACACTCAAGTTTGCCTGTTGCAGAGCTGCCTCAAGCACAAACGGTAAGGTCTCCACATGCTGACGGGAAGCCACTTCTGGCACCACCCCCCCATAAGCGGCATGGATCTCGATTTGGCTGGCTACAACCGAGCTGAGCACCCGTGGGGCAAAGCCCTTCTGGGTCGGATCGGCCTCGACCACAGCAACCGCTGTTTCGTCACAACTGGTCTCAAGCGCAAGGATGCGGGGCATGGGTCGGGATCCACCAGAAGCAGGAGAGAGAAAAGGGCTTTCCTTAAGAATTGTGTGAGCTGAAACCCACGATCCGTTGAGGTGAGGCACTCGGGAGTATGATACTAACCGTTTAGTGCCCGTTTCCGCTTCCCAAACAGGTTTTGGCATTGGGGAGTTGGTGCTCTTAAGGCTGACTCATCGGCTCTTAAGAGGACCGGCTCAGCGGGCGAGTACGGATCGACTCTGAACTAGGATCCAACTTCATTCAGATCTTAGCCCCCTACCTCAAGGACACATCCTGCTATGCGAACCTTTTTGAGCCTTCTTCTGGCCCTTTGCATCGCGCTTGGCCTCACCCAATCTGTGCAGGCAGAGCCCTTGATCGGTCTGAAACCTTGCAGCGAAGTTCCCGCTTTTCAGGCCCGCATGGATGAGCGGCTGAGCAGCTTGGAAGACAAGATTGTCAGTGCCAGCCCGGAAATGGCCGCCTTTTACGAGCAAAAATTGGCCCAAACCAGCAAGCGTTTTGAGCGCTACAGCACCCTGCTCTGTGGTGAGGAAGGTTTACCGCACTTGGTTACCGATGGTCGTTTGAATCATGCAGGCGAGTTTCTCATCCCTGGCT is drawn from Thermostichus vulcanus str. 'Rupite' and contains these coding sequences:
- a CDS encoding Photosystem I reaction center subunit III, with protein sequence MRTFLSLLLALCIALGLTQSVQAEPLIGLKPCSEVPAFQARMDERLSSLEDKIVSASPEMAAFYEQKLAQTSKRFERYSTLLCGEEGLPHLVTDGRLNHAGEFLIPGLLFLYIAGWLGWAGRSYLIAVRDGDNPEMKESSIDVALALQCFLTALAWPVVAFKEIASGEIQAPEASVPISPR